From Rutidosis leptorrhynchoides isolate AG116_Rl617_1_P2 chromosome 3, CSIRO_AGI_Rlap_v1, whole genome shotgun sequence, a single genomic window includes:
- the LOC139899614 gene encoding uncharacterized protein isoform X1 translates to MPPELLPIDRKDILKERRPSSSEPVEIVPARWRESPTTPSSHPKNLWSPSGGPSDFRRPFTGPRVSVDFGNQKDRKGGNLWETIASPNGNVHPQPDFVNSWDPLNDQQAKNNGGVSITGGQRLEKGNSLGSSLDWKPIKWIRSGSLSSRGGFSHSSSCKIIGADSLDTKIDSLQPCSTTVQSPSGDTEPRVTPRTPDEANSRKKARLGWGEGLAKYEKKKVDPNDVIDKEAGVDGVSSSEPLLPSPSNMPAKSPSIAGYSECASPTTSCSFACSSSPGVEENASVAEATVQTDPCNPSHVSENHTPELTFNLENLELPEGFNMNSLLDELLQTDETSAPGSTFAMDKLQVWKADISRTLEITESEIDSLENELKSLSSDVGGSCPILPASGFTLKKCNNKSIECNTAGDLESPGTSTSKLAEDNKYECSQDHVGTDMVTLCGDSSQASTVAAGDNVLDKLYDTILASNNATAKETSYEISKMLPTCFRTSISRVTDKSLMAEKIVMRKRFLKFKERVTCLKFRALHYYWKKDLCLLSVKKSGSKPQRKSELNFRLGFAEHQRHRASIHTRLSSPAGSLSLVPTKETFEYVSKLLSDSQVWNFRDVQKMPTFILDKGIRTSTRFISDNGLVEKPIDVEKEKSIVKAWTIEDKETFLNKYSHFGKNFRKIASFLPNKTVADCVEFYYKNHKSDDFQKAKRNSEFSKGKSHTTNTYLVTSGKQRLNREMRASSSLDLLGAASVMVSNVNGASSKNDFANICNEQETAAADVLAGICGSISPEALGSCITSLVDHGDVHQRVERCQKLTGSSSSLRYVDEETCSDDSCGEQMDSSHWTDEEKSSFMNAVRSYGKDFSMISRCVRTRSADQCRVYFSKAKNRFGLDVIGNQGCSEGTTGANQGDHDDACMVDSGSGISHDKSSSMECKMEVEDLHSSDKNVLEEGSIKLEPEGEDIKPDERSLDVHLEGAADSESNEAANVGPSPQTAYSDSASGAKVEEEADTVVKVCDKGIKESKHEVLCNGDNSAVRESSHGAVNNLSVTYYSRAGSLDLSIDGGSNLDLNAGSENGACHVAGNGFVTTSFFPKNLDRETVSQDDVSSRLSFRKGSQRSSSIDGYHLHLPKRENNFSLDESLLMPRDGCIQMCPDLPVSQEQRRCSSLDIEKPSRSGDVKLFGQILTNNSSLSKPDAEKSSNLKFENNGTHRKLGSLDLDQNKDFTFGVEQKLELNRSYGFWDGNRIQTGFSSLPDSAVLLAKYPSAFSNISTTLHSLESGNELQSKINNVASGFPSRKLSNNNRGPSYLPFTVDKLLPEIPKLEALSTSVQQGMGLKVAVSGACNGVSDPVAAIRMHYAKTEHYKNGSGESWRSNVSDIGSR, encoded by the exons ATGCCGCCGGAGCTATTGCCAATCGATCGGAAAGATATATTAAAGGAGAGGAGACCGTCGTCATCGGAACCTGTTGAAATTGTTCCGGCACGATGGAGAGAGTCGCCTACCACTCCTTCTTCTCACCCTAAGAATCTTTGGTCCCCTAGTGGCGGTCCATCTGATTTTCGCCGTCCGTTTACCG GGCCACGGGTGTCGGTTGACTTTGGGAATCAGAAAGACCGTAAAGGAGGAAACTTGTGGGAAACTATTGCATCACCGAACGGTAACGTCCATCCCCAACCTGATTTTGTGAACTCGTGGGACCCACTGAATGACCAACAAGCTAAGAATAATGGTGGAGTTAGTATTACAGGTGGTCAAAGGCTTGAGAAAGGGAATTCATTGGGATCTTCACTTGATTGGAAGCCTATCAAATGGATTCGTTCCGGAAGCTTATCTTCAAGAGGTGGTTTTAGTCATTCAAGTAGTTGTAAGATCATTGGGGCAGATTCTCTTGATACAAAAATAGACTCTTTGCAGCCATGTAGCACCACTGTACAATCCCCGTCTGGGGATACTGAGCCACGCGTGACACCAAGGACTCCAGATGAGGCCAACTCACGTAAAAAGGCCCGTCTTGGATGGGGTGAGGGGCTGGCAAAATATGAGAAAAAGAAGGTTGACCCAAATGATGTTATTGATAAAGAGGCTGGAGTTGATGGTGTTAGTAGCTCAGAACCATTACTTCCTAGTCCATCTAACATGCCTGCTAAAAGCCCAAGCATTGCTGGTTACTCGGAATGTGCATCTCCTACTACGTCTTGTTCTTTTGCTTGTAGTTCGTCTCCAG GTGTTGAAGAAAATGCATCTGTTGCGGAAGCTACAGTGCAAACTGATCCATGTAATCCTAGTCACGTGTCTGAAAATCACACACCAGAATTAACGTTTAATTTGGAGAATTTGGAGCTTCCTGAAGGCTTTAACATGAACTCTTTACTTGATGAACTGCTGCAGACCGATGAAACTAGTGCTCCAGGGTCCACCTTTGCAATGGACAAATTACAGGTATGGAAAGCAGACATTTCAAGGACACTCGAAATAACAGAATCTGAAATAGATTCTCTTGAGAATGAACTGAAATCGTTATCATCTGATGTTGGTGGTTCATGTCCTATTCTTCCTGCTTCTGGTTTTACCCTCAAAAAGTGCAACAACAAGAGTATAGAATGTAACACAGCTGGCGACCTTGAAAGTCCAGGCACGTCAACATCTAAATTGGCGGAAGATAATAAATATGAATGCTCTCAAGATCATGTCGGTACTGATATGGTAACGTTGTGTGGGGATAGCAGTCAGGCTTCAACCGTTGCTGCTGGTGATAATGTACTAGACAAGTTATATGATACAATATTGGCTTCGAATAATGCTACAGCAAAAGAAACATCTTATGAAATTAGTAAGATGTTGCCAACGTGTTTCCGTACCAGTATTTCGCGAGTTACTGATAAGTCGTTGATGGCAGAAAAGATTGTAATGAGGAAACGGTTTCTAAAATTCAAGGAAAGGGTCACCTGTCTCAAGTTTCGGGCATTGCACTACTATTGGAAGAAAGATCTCTGCTTGCTTTCTGTAAAAAAGTCTGGTTCAAAACCTCAAAGAAAGTCTGAATTGAACTTTCGTTTGGGATTTGCCGAGCATCAAAGGCATCGGGCTTCAATTCACACTCGTTTATCTTCTCCAG CTGGCAGTTTAAGCTTGGTTCCAACCAAGGAGACATTTGAATATGTAAGCAAGCTGCTTTCGGATTCACAGGTCTGGAATTTTAGGGATGTACAGAAGATGCCGACTTTTATATTAGACAAGGGTATACGAACAAGTACCCGGTTTATTTCGGATAATGGATTAGTGGAGAAGCCTATCGATGTTGAGAAGGAGAAGTCCATTGTTAAAGCCTGGACCAtagaagataaagaaacttttctaAATAAATATTCTCATTTTGGTAAAAACTTCAGAAAGATTGCATCTTTTTTACCAAACAAAACTGTTGCTGATTGTGTTGAGTTCTATTACAAGAATCATAAGTCTGATGATTTTCAGAAAGCAAAAAGGAATTCGGAATTTTCCAAAGGGAAGTCCCATACTACAAACACGTACTTGGTCACGTCTGGGAAACAAAGACTTAACCGTGAAATGAGGGCCAGTAGCTCTCTTGACTTGCTTGGTGCTGCTTCGGTTATGGTTTCTAATGTGAATGgtgctagtagtaaaaatgattttGCTAATATTTGTAACGAGCAGGAAACGGCTGCCGCGGATGTTTTAGCCGGTATTTGTGGGTCCATATCACCAGAAGCTTTGGGTTCGTGCATCACGAGCCTGGTTGACCATGGTGATGTTCACCAAAGAGTCGAACGATGCCAGAAGTTGACTGGTTCATCTTCATCACTACGTTATGTTGATGAGGAGACTTGTTCAGATGACAGTTGTGGGGAACAGATGGATTCTTCTCATTGGACGGATGAAGAGAAGTCGAGTTTTATGAATGCTGTGCGAAGTTACGGTAAGGATTTTTCGATGATCTCTCGATGTGTGAGAACAAGGTCAGCCGATCAGTGCAGGGTTTATTTTAGCAAGGCTAAGAATCGGTTTGGGCTGGATGTGATTGGTAATCAAGGTTGCAGTGAAGGTACAACAGGTGCCAACCAAGGTGATCATGATGATGCGTGCATGGTCGACAGTGGGTCTGGTATTTCGCATGATAAATCATCGTCTATGGAGTGTAAGATGGAAGTTGAGGACCTACACTCATCTGATAAGAATGTGTTGGAGGAGGGCTCAATAAAACTTGAACCTGAAGGAGAAGATATAAAGCCAGACGAACGAAGTTTAGACGTTCATTTGGAGGGGGCTGCTGATAGTGAATCTAATGAAGCTGCAAATGTGGGACCGTCTCCTCAAACGGCGTATTCTGATTCTGCATCAGGTGCCAAAGTTGAAGAAGAAGCTGATACAGTTGTCAAGGTTTGTGACAAAGGAATTAAGGAATCTAAACATGAGGTCTTGTGTAATGGCGATAATAGTGCAGTGAGAGAATCGAGTCATGGTGCTGTTAATAACCTCTCTGTTACCTATTACTCGAGAGCCGGGTCGTTGGATTTAAGTATTGATGGTGGAAGCAATTTGGACTTAAATGCAGGTTCAGAAAATGGTGCTTGTCACGTAGCAGGTAATGGTTTTGTGACGACCAGTTTTTTCCCGAAAAATCTGGACAGGGAGACGGTTAGCCAGGATGACGTGTCATCCAGACTTTCATTTAGAAAAGGCAGTCAAAGATCTTCAAGTATCGATGGTTATCATCTGCATCTTCCTAAACGTGAGAACAATTTCAGTTTAGATGAGAGTCTTTTAATGCCAAGAGATGGTTGTATTCAAATGTGTCCCGACTTGCCTGTGTCTCAAGAACAAAGACGATGTTCATCTTTAGACATTGAAAAGCCGAGTAGGAGTGGTGATGTGAAACTATTTGGTCAGATTTTAACTAATAATTCATCTCTGTCCAAACCAGATGCTGAAAAGTCGTCTAATTTGAAGTTTGAAAATAATGGAACACACCGGAAATTAGGTTCGTTAGATCTTGATCAGAATAAAGATTTTACCTTTGGTGTTGAACAAAAACTTGAGTTGAACAGAAGCTATGGGTTTTGGGATGGAAACCGAATACAGACAGGTTTTTCGTCTTTACCCGACTCTGCTGTTTTACTAGCAAAATACCCTTCTGCTTTTAGCAACATCTCTACTACACTGCATTCCTTGGAAAGTGGTAATGAGCTGCAATCTAAGATAAATAACGTTGCGTCTGGTTTTCCGTCTAGAAAACTTAGCAACAACAATCGAGGTCCAAGTTACCTTCCCTTTACAGTAGATAAGTTATTACCCGAGATTCCAAAATTGGAAGCCTTGTCAACTAGCGTGCAACAAGGTATGGGTTTGAAGGTTGCTGTTAGTGGGGCCTGCAATGGTGTTTCGGACCCAGTGGCAGCTATTAGAATGCACTATGCAAAAACAGAGCATTACAAGAATGGAAGTGGGGAGTCGTGGAGAAGTAACGTTAGTGATATAGGAagcagatga
- the LOC139899614 gene encoding uncharacterized protein isoform X2 — MPPELLPIDRKDILKERRPSSSEPVEIVPARWRESPTTPSSHPKNLWSPSGGPSDFRRPFTGPRVSVDFGNQKDRKGGNLWETIASPNGGQRLEKGNSLGSSLDWKPIKWIRSGSLSSRGGFSHSSSCKIIGADSLDTKIDSLQPCSTTVQSPSGDTEPRVTPRTPDEANSRKKARLGWGEGLAKYEKKKVDPNDVIDKEAGVDGVSSSEPLLPSPSNMPAKSPSIAGYSECASPTTSCSFACSSSPGVEENASVAEATVQTDPCNPSHVSENHTPELTFNLENLELPEGFNMNSLLDELLQTDETSAPGSTFAMDKLQVWKADISRTLEITESEIDSLENELKSLSSDVGGSCPILPASGFTLKKCNNKSIECNTAGDLESPGTSTSKLAEDNKYECSQDHVGTDMVTLCGDSSQASTVAAGDNVLDKLYDTILASNNATAKETSYEISKMLPTCFRTSISRVTDKSLMAEKIVMRKRFLKFKERVTCLKFRALHYYWKKDLCLLSVKKSGSKPQRKSELNFRLGFAEHQRHRASIHTRLSSPAGSLSLVPTKETFEYVSKLLSDSQVWNFRDVQKMPTFILDKGIRTSTRFISDNGLVEKPIDVEKEKSIVKAWTIEDKETFLNKYSHFGKNFRKIASFLPNKTVADCVEFYYKNHKSDDFQKAKRNSEFSKGKSHTTNTYLVTSGKQRLNREMRASSSLDLLGAASVMVSNVNGASSKNDFANICNEQETAAADVLAGICGSISPEALGSCITSLVDHGDVHQRVERCQKLTGSSSSLRYVDEETCSDDSCGEQMDSSHWTDEEKSSFMNAVRSYGKDFSMISRCVRTRSADQCRVYFSKAKNRFGLDVIGNQGCSEGTTGANQGDHDDACMVDSGSGISHDKSSSMECKMEVEDLHSSDKNVLEEGSIKLEPEGEDIKPDERSLDVHLEGAADSESNEAANVGPSPQTAYSDSASGAKVEEEADTVVKVCDKGIKESKHEVLCNGDNSAVRESSHGAVNNLSVTYYSRAGSLDLSIDGGSNLDLNAGSENGACHVAGNGFVTTSFFPKNLDRETVSQDDVSSRLSFRKGSQRSSSIDGYHLHLPKRENNFSLDESLLMPRDGCIQMCPDLPVSQEQRRCSSLDIEKPSRSGDVKLFGQILTNNSSLSKPDAEKSSNLKFENNGTHRKLGSLDLDQNKDFTFGVEQKLELNRSYGFWDGNRIQTGFSSLPDSAVLLAKYPSAFSNISTTLHSLESGNELQSKINNVASGFPSRKLSNNNRGPSYLPFTVDKLLPEIPKLEALSTSVQQGMGLKVAVSGACNGVSDPVAAIRMHYAKTEHYKNGSGESWRSNVSDIGSR; from the exons ATGCCGCCGGAGCTATTGCCAATCGATCGGAAAGATATATTAAAGGAGAGGAGACCGTCGTCATCGGAACCTGTTGAAATTGTTCCGGCACGATGGAGAGAGTCGCCTACCACTCCTTCTTCTCACCCTAAGAATCTTTGGTCCCCTAGTGGCGGTCCATCTGATTTTCGCCGTCCGTTTACCG GGCCACGGGTGTCGGTTGACTTTGGGAATCAGAAAGACCGTAAAGGAGGAAACTTGTGGGAAACTATTGCATCACCGAACG GTGGTCAAAGGCTTGAGAAAGGGAATTCATTGGGATCTTCACTTGATTGGAAGCCTATCAAATGGATTCGTTCCGGAAGCTTATCTTCAAGAGGTGGTTTTAGTCATTCAAGTAGTTGTAAGATCATTGGGGCAGATTCTCTTGATACAAAAATAGACTCTTTGCAGCCATGTAGCACCACTGTACAATCCCCGTCTGGGGATACTGAGCCACGCGTGACACCAAGGACTCCAGATGAGGCCAACTCACGTAAAAAGGCCCGTCTTGGATGGGGTGAGGGGCTGGCAAAATATGAGAAAAAGAAGGTTGACCCAAATGATGTTATTGATAAAGAGGCTGGAGTTGATGGTGTTAGTAGCTCAGAACCATTACTTCCTAGTCCATCTAACATGCCTGCTAAAAGCCCAAGCATTGCTGGTTACTCGGAATGTGCATCTCCTACTACGTCTTGTTCTTTTGCTTGTAGTTCGTCTCCAG GTGTTGAAGAAAATGCATCTGTTGCGGAAGCTACAGTGCAAACTGATCCATGTAATCCTAGTCACGTGTCTGAAAATCACACACCAGAATTAACGTTTAATTTGGAGAATTTGGAGCTTCCTGAAGGCTTTAACATGAACTCTTTACTTGATGAACTGCTGCAGACCGATGAAACTAGTGCTCCAGGGTCCACCTTTGCAATGGACAAATTACAGGTATGGAAAGCAGACATTTCAAGGACACTCGAAATAACAGAATCTGAAATAGATTCTCTTGAGAATGAACTGAAATCGTTATCATCTGATGTTGGTGGTTCATGTCCTATTCTTCCTGCTTCTGGTTTTACCCTCAAAAAGTGCAACAACAAGAGTATAGAATGTAACACAGCTGGCGACCTTGAAAGTCCAGGCACGTCAACATCTAAATTGGCGGAAGATAATAAATATGAATGCTCTCAAGATCATGTCGGTACTGATATGGTAACGTTGTGTGGGGATAGCAGTCAGGCTTCAACCGTTGCTGCTGGTGATAATGTACTAGACAAGTTATATGATACAATATTGGCTTCGAATAATGCTACAGCAAAAGAAACATCTTATGAAATTAGTAAGATGTTGCCAACGTGTTTCCGTACCAGTATTTCGCGAGTTACTGATAAGTCGTTGATGGCAGAAAAGATTGTAATGAGGAAACGGTTTCTAAAATTCAAGGAAAGGGTCACCTGTCTCAAGTTTCGGGCATTGCACTACTATTGGAAGAAAGATCTCTGCTTGCTTTCTGTAAAAAAGTCTGGTTCAAAACCTCAAAGAAAGTCTGAATTGAACTTTCGTTTGGGATTTGCCGAGCATCAAAGGCATCGGGCTTCAATTCACACTCGTTTATCTTCTCCAG CTGGCAGTTTAAGCTTGGTTCCAACCAAGGAGACATTTGAATATGTAAGCAAGCTGCTTTCGGATTCACAGGTCTGGAATTTTAGGGATGTACAGAAGATGCCGACTTTTATATTAGACAAGGGTATACGAACAAGTACCCGGTTTATTTCGGATAATGGATTAGTGGAGAAGCCTATCGATGTTGAGAAGGAGAAGTCCATTGTTAAAGCCTGGACCAtagaagataaagaaacttttctaAATAAATATTCTCATTTTGGTAAAAACTTCAGAAAGATTGCATCTTTTTTACCAAACAAAACTGTTGCTGATTGTGTTGAGTTCTATTACAAGAATCATAAGTCTGATGATTTTCAGAAAGCAAAAAGGAATTCGGAATTTTCCAAAGGGAAGTCCCATACTACAAACACGTACTTGGTCACGTCTGGGAAACAAAGACTTAACCGTGAAATGAGGGCCAGTAGCTCTCTTGACTTGCTTGGTGCTGCTTCGGTTATGGTTTCTAATGTGAATGgtgctagtagtaaaaatgattttGCTAATATTTGTAACGAGCAGGAAACGGCTGCCGCGGATGTTTTAGCCGGTATTTGTGGGTCCATATCACCAGAAGCTTTGGGTTCGTGCATCACGAGCCTGGTTGACCATGGTGATGTTCACCAAAGAGTCGAACGATGCCAGAAGTTGACTGGTTCATCTTCATCACTACGTTATGTTGATGAGGAGACTTGTTCAGATGACAGTTGTGGGGAACAGATGGATTCTTCTCATTGGACGGATGAAGAGAAGTCGAGTTTTATGAATGCTGTGCGAAGTTACGGTAAGGATTTTTCGATGATCTCTCGATGTGTGAGAACAAGGTCAGCCGATCAGTGCAGGGTTTATTTTAGCAAGGCTAAGAATCGGTTTGGGCTGGATGTGATTGGTAATCAAGGTTGCAGTGAAGGTACAACAGGTGCCAACCAAGGTGATCATGATGATGCGTGCATGGTCGACAGTGGGTCTGGTATTTCGCATGATAAATCATCGTCTATGGAGTGTAAGATGGAAGTTGAGGACCTACACTCATCTGATAAGAATGTGTTGGAGGAGGGCTCAATAAAACTTGAACCTGAAGGAGAAGATATAAAGCCAGACGAACGAAGTTTAGACGTTCATTTGGAGGGGGCTGCTGATAGTGAATCTAATGAAGCTGCAAATGTGGGACCGTCTCCTCAAACGGCGTATTCTGATTCTGCATCAGGTGCCAAAGTTGAAGAAGAAGCTGATACAGTTGTCAAGGTTTGTGACAAAGGAATTAAGGAATCTAAACATGAGGTCTTGTGTAATGGCGATAATAGTGCAGTGAGAGAATCGAGTCATGGTGCTGTTAATAACCTCTCTGTTACCTATTACTCGAGAGCCGGGTCGTTGGATTTAAGTATTGATGGTGGAAGCAATTTGGACTTAAATGCAGGTTCAGAAAATGGTGCTTGTCACGTAGCAGGTAATGGTTTTGTGACGACCAGTTTTTTCCCGAAAAATCTGGACAGGGAGACGGTTAGCCAGGATGACGTGTCATCCAGACTTTCATTTAGAAAAGGCAGTCAAAGATCTTCAAGTATCGATGGTTATCATCTGCATCTTCCTAAACGTGAGAACAATTTCAGTTTAGATGAGAGTCTTTTAATGCCAAGAGATGGTTGTATTCAAATGTGTCCCGACTTGCCTGTGTCTCAAGAACAAAGACGATGTTCATCTTTAGACATTGAAAAGCCGAGTAGGAGTGGTGATGTGAAACTATTTGGTCAGATTTTAACTAATAATTCATCTCTGTCCAAACCAGATGCTGAAAAGTCGTCTAATTTGAAGTTTGAAAATAATGGAACACACCGGAAATTAGGTTCGTTAGATCTTGATCAGAATAAAGATTTTACCTTTGGTGTTGAACAAAAACTTGAGTTGAACAGAAGCTATGGGTTTTGGGATGGAAACCGAATACAGACAGGTTTTTCGTCTTTACCCGACTCTGCTGTTTTACTAGCAAAATACCCTTCTGCTTTTAGCAACATCTCTACTACACTGCATTCCTTGGAAAGTGGTAATGAGCTGCAATCTAAGATAAATAACGTTGCGTCTGGTTTTCCGTCTAGAAAACTTAGCAACAACAATCGAGGTCCAAGTTACCTTCCCTTTACAGTAGATAAGTTATTACCCGAGATTCCAAAATTGGAAGCCTTGTCAACTAGCGTGCAACAAGGTATGGGTTTGAAGGTTGCTGTTAGTGGGGCCTGCAATGGTGTTTCGGACCCAGTGGCAGCTATTAGAATGCACTATGCAAAAACAGAGCATTACAAGAATGGAAGTGGGGAGTCGTGGAGAAGTAACGTTAGTGATATAGGAagcagatga